The Desulfovibrio desulfuricans DSM 642 genome contains a region encoding:
- a CDS encoding class I SAM-dependent methyltransferase, which produces MNKNTISPLCICAPLVSGKGLLASLLNGHPDVLSFSFWHDFMASALCYLSAWRPPLLYHFNEKTERLWDVRAALSCAGRWNNLEGFARQGYIPFTVSGDNIVKLPFNLDFYALDKTLMDRLSTLERLDAQSVFSEMYSVLGQHLMPDAPQPRWGVSMPQVDFFRFEIILQTYPQARIIYIMRDMQEVLYAYCKREAFTRGISTEEALEELTTLKSDFLRRMIKAKDVAARFAQEQPDQFMIIDFTELVCDTATVMTRLTSWLGIEDLPCLHKGTWNGVEIDKRLTGRVLDKQEDIPASFASLTSQDVADIKAKIELANNPSESALVLQAARFEKIGWDYKKAIERTNTTLPLLGMAGPFHEDMCENASQHWLALAAIAPEKVRRILEIGTFSGDTAAFLSALYPHAQIVTCDLPDDSQRYISSYGRQNPDKKRTLEAQRAKNLKADNITFIQKNSFLLPQYISGPFDIIWMDGGHTYPDVAFDLCNSWHLLADDGILLCDDVFIPQPPDSSKNYDSYNVFSPLIRDNIIDVNYILKRLCIAPSPELEGKMIAAVRKIQQPSI; this is translated from the coding sequence ATGAACAAGAACACAATTTCCCCTCTTTGTATCTGCGCCCCACTGGTTTCAGGCAAGGGGCTGCTGGCCTCGCTGCTGAATGGGCATCCTGACGTACTCAGTTTTTCCTTTTGGCACGATTTTATGGCCTCGGCCCTGTGCTACCTGTCAGCCTGGAGGCCGCCCCTGCTTTACCATTTTAACGAAAAAACAGAGCGGCTGTGGGACGTCCGCGCGGCTCTGTCTTGCGCAGGGCGATGGAACAACCTGGAGGGATTTGCCCGCCAAGGGTATATTCCGTTTACCGTTTCGGGCGACAATATCGTCAAGCTGCCTTTCAACCTTGATTTTTATGCGCTCGACAAAACCCTTATGGACAGGCTCAGCACTCTTGAACGGCTGGATGCCCAATCTGTCTTCAGCGAAATGTATTCTGTGCTAGGGCAACACCTGATGCCTGATGCCCCTCAGCCCCGATGGGGCGTGAGCATGCCCCAGGTCGACTTTTTCCGCTTTGAAATTATCCTGCAAACGTATCCGCAGGCCAGGATCATCTATATAATGCGTGATATGCAGGAAGTATTGTACGCCTACTGCAAAAGAGAGGCGTTCACACGGGGGATTTCGACCGAGGAGGCGCTGGAGGAGCTGACAACGCTTAAGTCTGACTTTCTCAGGCGAATGATCAAAGCCAAGGACGTTGCCGCCCGCTTTGCTCAGGAGCAACCCGACCAATTCATGATTATCGACTTTACGGAGCTTGTTTGCGACACGGCAACCGTGATGACGCGTCTTACCTCATGGCTTGGCATTGAAGACCTCCCCTGCCTGCACAAGGGCACCTGGAACGGCGTGGAGATCGACAAAAGACTGACTGGGCGTGTTCTGGACAAACAGGAGGACATCCCGGCGAGTTTTGCCAGCCTGACCAGCCAGGACGTTGCAGATATCAAGGCAAAAATAGAGCTGGCAAACAATCCGTCTGAAAGCGCCCTTGTGTTGCAGGCCGCGCGTTTTGAAAAAATAGGCTGGGATTATAAAAAAGCCATTGAAAGAACCAATACAACCCTGCCGCTTCTGGGCATGGCTGGCCCTTTCCATGAAGACATGTGCGAAAACGCCTCCCAGCACTGGCTGGCGCTGGCGGCAATTGCACCGGAAAAAGTCAGGCGGATTCTGGAAATAGGCACTTTTTCCGGTGATACCGCAGCTTTTCTCTCTGCTCTGTATCCCCATGCGCAGATAGTAACTTGCGACCTGCCTGATGATTCACAGCGGTATATCTCAAGCTATGGCCGGCAAAATCCCGACAAAAAACGTACCCTCGAAGCACAGCGCGCAAAGAATCTTAAGGCCGACAACATTACGTTTATTCAGAAAAACAGTTTTCTGCTCCCCCAATACATTTCCGGCCCGTTTGACATTATCTGGATGGACGGCGGACATACCTACCCGGATGTAGCATTTGACCTGTGCAATTCCTGGCACCTTCTGGCTGACGATGGAATACTGCTTTGCGACGACGTTTTTATTCCACAACCGCCAGACTCTTCAAAAAATTATGATAGCTATAATGTGTTTTCCCCTCTGATTCGAGACAACATCATTGACGTAAACTACATCTTAAAACGGCTTTGCATTGCGCCTTCGCCAGAGCTGGAAGGTAAAATGATCGCTGCCGTGAGAAAAATACAACAGCCGTCAATCTGA
- a CDS encoding radical SAM protein, which translates to MDYIYKRWSALIDITTVCPHSCVYCTRYERHLRPDQRRHMPLEQIEAAILAYKDWPTEVSIIGGEPLLHPQFDEINALLRKHLPQEKLNIFTSGLPSTPKTVSTTPLDPNSLYNWKPEYPWTQWPETNSDMTRTYRTIRFNPHNEEQMTSCSHHPLTIAVEEAVPDKSLMWKLINNCWLQRCWSPTVNIHGAYFCEVGAALDMLLFDGANAWPVEAGWWKRKPHEFQEQVSQLCPRCGMCLPGERQLLGHRGELFSPGLLGDFRKRKLIRLNDQVSIVDQQYDVDTIERYAKTWYPGNYREDIVEDEDLPSFFKGFNVPLRLKDNDESLFCVDTDAEYAEALKRVVSLPIVEGLHLAPKRRYFLYQGLPFDALYDQYPFVLPEHRHERHLYYRGLMLYLRCLLDDEAFAQLPGEDCSFEELAALPDKIHTLFNTVLLGEVEKRAKALAGREVYFWGCGAAWRQYRQFFSNVNARCFLVDVGSAPATVDGLEIRNPEHMAEEFAKDGNLPIVVFARRLHMPGIEQALIRYGLKQREITWAPLEA; encoded by the coding sequence GTGGACTATATCTACAAGCGCTGGAGCGCACTTATCGACATTACGACTGTTTGCCCCCACTCATGCGTATACTGCACAAGATATGAGCGCCATCTGCGACCGGATCAACGGCGTCACATGCCTTTGGAGCAAATTGAGGCCGCTATTCTTGCCTATAAGGACTGGCCTACAGAGGTCAGCATCATCGGTGGCGAACCCCTGCTCCACCCGCAGTTTGACGAAATCAACGCTCTGCTGCGCAAACATCTGCCGCAGGAAAAGCTGAACATCTTCACGTCTGGCCTGCCCAGCACGCCCAAGACCGTCAGCACAACGCCGTTGGATCCCAATTCGCTGTACAATTGGAAGCCGGAATATCCGTGGACGCAGTGGCCGGAAACCAATTCGGACATGACGCGCACCTACCGCACCATCCGCTTTAACCCCCATAATGAAGAGCAGATGACCTCGTGCAGTCATCATCCGTTGACCATTGCAGTAGAAGAGGCCGTGCCCGACAAGAGCCTGATGTGGAAGCTCATCAACAACTGCTGGCTGCAACGCTGCTGGAGCCCCACCGTCAACATTCACGGGGCCTATTTTTGCGAAGTGGGCGCAGCTCTGGACATGCTGCTGTTTGACGGCGCCAACGCATGGCCCGTTGAGGCCGGATGGTGGAAGCGCAAGCCGCATGAGTTTCAGGAACAGGTCAGCCAGCTTTGCCCGCGTTGCGGCATGTGCCTGCCCGGTGAGCGTCAATTACTTGGCCACAGGGGCGAACTTTTCAGCCCAGGTCTGCTGGGCGACTTTCGCAAGCGCAAGCTGATTCGCCTCAACGATCAGGTGAGTATTGTGGATCAACAGTACGATGTGGACACCATTGAGCGCTATGCAAAGACCTGGTACCCCGGCAACTACCGCGAAGACATTGTTGAAGACGAGGACCTCCCATCGTTTTTCAAAGGTTTTAACGTACCTCTGCGCCTCAAGGACAACGATGAAAGCCTGTTTTGCGTGGATACGGACGCAGAATACGCCGAAGCCCTCAAAAGGGTTGTTAGCCTGCCCATAGTTGAAGGGCTGCACCTCGCCCCAAAACGCAGATACTTTCTGTATCAGGGGCTGCCCTTTGATGCCCTGTACGACCAATATCCATTCGTGCTGCCTGAACACAGGCACGAGCGGCATCTCTACTATCGCGGCCTGATGCTCTATCTGCGTTGCCTGCTTGACGACGAGGCTTTTGCGCAGCTTCCCGGCGAGGATTGTTCCTTTGAAGAGCTGGCCGCCCTGCCCGACAAAATACATACCCTGTTCAACACAGTTCTGTTGGGCGAGGTGGAAAAACGCGCCAAGGCCCTCGCTGGTCGAGAAGTTTATTTCTGGGGTTGCGGTGCTGCATGGCGTCAATACCGCCAGTTTTTCAGCAATGTGAACGCCCGTTGCTTTCTGGTGGACGTGGGCAGCGCTCCTGCTACGGTGGACGGGCTGGAAATACGCAACCCCGAGCACATGGCGGAAGAGTTTGCCAAGGACGGCAATCTGCCCATTGTAGTTTTTGCCCGCAGGCTGCACATGCCCGGCATTGAGCAGGCATTGATACGCTACGGCCTGAAACAGCGTGAAATCACTTGGGCCCCCCTGGAGGCATAG
- a CDS encoding glycosyltransferase family 8 protein, whose translation MNAKQQSAAHWREVVFLGDFFRLPPVRSLSPIKAEMHWHYFAESFFHLCRLPAAQGTKLSVRLVQHNDQARQDVRRFYARNANSSKAPEQNDWLCLCRQGVTEEACTFARQHILTNAQHCENVLVVGYSLSTFTTSVLTACGIDWINAHIHPASFMPDLVFAFSTNVPGIAQTLGLNCLEDEEIQRCADWQKARYAPNAFLNYIPENALLVLAQDWMDPLPLAPDNQRDSFSAHAQTLRDLAEQHPVVLTYVNRNGPYTPGPGLSGQDEALLRQDLNAVMLPAPHIFLKNTVMMLSHPSISTVVGLNSKRLDEARWFGKSVVQLTPSPVSFGPETLTTTGAQHALTPARSCFTADFWASLVLGKAAHQADSRAQGDTPPLPNVRLIFRGGGSDFDDSDSSSVAAGLAQARSEAALARQDLLLHGLRHIFEQVEPAGPLPITASRQKDYALFCAGDENYLFPAIVALESTRRRTAQADAFFVTDAHRLSDAGKALLRKYDIEVLHSGDGNSFDIKHMHTTPEAYVQLFAPEMLYERGYTFSLGLHADIVCVQPFRPDEIFARTPYVAISGANPAARSFSITDNHTGIEKELGLPPLSWLAPLNNPGVVFANNAALAKIQFSRQSTQAYAKIGPEFLFYNEETLLNFFCMLDENFCMPLDDRFNMFNGSVLSGNVPFFLHYLNCNKPWRFAPDAVHRSDWMTPLGPLFSIWHREAKSVLDERDYNTFIATSGV comes from the coding sequence ATGAACGCAAAGCAACAATCAGCCGCGCACTGGCGCGAAGTGGTTTTTCTGGGCGACTTTTTTCGGCTGCCGCCAGTCAGATCCCTTTCGCCAATAAAAGCAGAAATGCACTGGCACTATTTTGCCGAAAGCTTTTTCCATCTTTGCCGTCTCCCAGCCGCTCAGGGCACGAAGCTTTCCGTACGGCTGGTACAGCACAACGATCAGGCCCGGCAGGATGTGCGCCGTTTCTATGCCCGCAACGCCAACAGCTCCAAGGCTCCCGAGCAGAACGACTGGCTTTGCCTGTGCCGCCAGGGTGTGACTGAAGAGGCCTGCACCTTTGCCAGACAGCATATCCTTACCAACGCCCAGCATTGCGAGAATGTGCTTGTGGTTGGCTACAGCCTTTCCACATTCACAACCAGCGTGCTCACCGCCTGCGGTATCGACTGGATCAATGCCCATATCCATCCTGCGAGTTTCATGCCGGATCTTGTTTTTGCTTTTTCCACCAACGTGCCGGGAATCGCTCAAACTCTGGGCCTCAACTGCCTGGAGGATGAAGAGATACAACGCTGCGCAGACTGGCAGAAAGCGCGCTACGCCCCCAATGCTTTTTTAAACTATATTCCTGAAAACGCCCTGCTTGTGCTGGCTCAGGACTGGATGGATCCCCTGCCTCTGGCCCCGGACAATCAACGCGACAGCTTCAGCGCGCACGCGCAAACACTACGGGATCTGGCGGAACAACACCCTGTTGTTCTGACATATGTGAACCGCAACGGGCCGTACACGCCCGGGCCGGGACTTTCCGGGCAGGACGAAGCGCTTCTGCGCCAAGACCTGAACGCAGTAATGCTGCCAGCACCCCATATTTTTTTAAAAAATACCGTCATGATGCTGTCGCACCCGTCCATCAGCACGGTGGTGGGTCTGAACAGCAAAAGGCTTGATGAGGCCCGCTGGTTTGGAAAAAGCGTTGTTCAGCTTACGCCTTCGCCTGTTTCGTTCGGTCCCGAGACCTTGACCACAACCGGGGCGCAGCACGCTTTGACTCCTGCACGCTCATGCTTCACCGCTGATTTCTGGGCATCGCTTGTGCTGGGCAAGGCGGCGCATCAGGCTGACTCTAGAGCACAGGGTGATACCCCGCCCCTGCCCAACGTGCGTCTTATTTTCCGTGGCGGCGGCAGTGACTTTGACGACAGCGACAGCAGCAGCGTTGCCGCTGGCCTGGCGCAAGCGCGCAGCGAGGCCGCTCTGGCCCGCCAGGATCTTTTGTTGCACGGCCTCCGCCACATTTTTGAACAAGTAGAGCCAGCTGGCCCCCTGCCGATTACCGCAAGCAGGCAAAAAGACTACGCCCTGTTTTGCGCGGGCGATGAAAATTATCTTTTCCCCGCCATTGTGGCGCTGGAATCAACGCGCCGTCGAACAGCACAAGCCGATGCATTTTTTGTTACCGATGCCCACCGTCTGTCAGACGCAGGAAAGGCACTGCTGCGCAAATATGATATTGAAGTGTTGCATAGCGGCGATGGAAACAGCTTTGACATCAAGCACATGCACACAACGCCCGAAGCCTATGTGCAGCTTTTTGCGCCAGAGATGCTCTACGAGCGGGGCTATACTTTCAGCCTGGGTTTGCACGCCGACATTGTTTGCGTGCAGCCCTTCCGCCCGGATGAAATTTTTGCCCGCACGCCCTATGTTGCCATTAGCGGGGCCAACCCTGCTGCCAGATCTTTTTCCATTACCGACAATCATACAGGCATTGAAAAGGAATTAGGGCTTCCCCCCCTAAGCTGGCTTGCCCCCCTAAACAATCCTGGCGTGGTTTTTGCTAACAATGCTGCACTGGCAAAAATACAGTTTTCACGGCAAAGCACCCAGGCATATGCAAAGATAGGCCCGGAATTCCTCTTCTATAATGAAGAAACTCTGTTGAATTTCTTTTGCATGCTGGATGAAAATTTCTGTATGCCGCTTGATGACAGGTTTAACATGTTTAATGGATCTGTGCTGTCTGGTAATGTGCCGTTTTTTCTGCACTACCTTAACTGCAACAAACCATGGCGTTTCGCCCCCGACGCAGTACACCGCAGCGACTGGATGACACCTCTCGGCCCACTATTTTCAATCTGGCATCGTGAGGCGAAATCCGTCCTTGACGAACGCGACTACAACACATTTATTGCTACATCCGGAGTATAA
- a CDS encoding glycosyltransferase family 2 protein: MPELSLIVPHHNHLQCLPHLLDSVLAQDFKDIEVLLVDDCSDEPCLPVVEAYRAKGLDITLLPHTAPIYTMRARLEGMRAAKGNIIGFADADDLIWGTESLGKNVALFQREQPDILHFRTARINADGSFAAWFLTMDPPVEHLTGQGIFQTYVTSPNFQQQSTVWNKFLSRSVALKACDALERSSVRRFVEDACICLTTAFHAQKYVGSPHAAYGYAYDFSNERMKFAEGPERATYVWHMLQELPAYFEQHGCPQSLQDALRNVLTEHLSVKVGHASTAAVNKDGMIISDATLDAMLRHTDARTFIKVLLLGNRHNAAKILGCLQTLQPKPNKPF; this comes from the coding sequence ATGCCGGAACTCTCGCTCATCGTACCGCACCACAATCATCTGCAATGCCTGCCCCATCTTCTGGACAGTGTCCTGGCTCAGGACTTCAAGGATATTGAGGTACTGCTGGTCGATGACTGCTCGGATGAGCCGTGCCTGCCAGTGGTCGAAGCCTACAGGGCTAAAGGGCTCGATATAACCCTTCTGCCGCATACTGCCCCCATTTACACTATGCGGGCCAGATTGGAGGGCATGCGAGCCGCCAAAGGGAACATCATTGGTTTTGCCGATGCCGACGACCTCATATGGGGCACTGAATCACTGGGCAAAAACGTGGCTCTTTTTCAACGCGAGCAGCCGGATATTCTGCACTTTCGCACTGCCCGCATCAATGCCGATGGCAGTTTTGCCGCATGGTTTCTTACCATGGATCCGCCCGTAGAGCATCTGACAGGGCAGGGCATCTTCCAGACCTACGTTACCTCACCCAATTTCCAGCAGCAGTCCACGGTCTGGAACAAATTTCTCTCCCGCAGCGTTGCATTAAAGGCGTGCGATGCGTTGGAGCGCAGCAGTGTGCGGCGCTTTGTGGAAGACGCCTGCATCTGCCTGACCACAGCCTTTCATGCCCAAAAATATGTTGGCAGCCCGCACGCGGCCTACGGCTATGCCTACGACTTTTCCAACGAAAGGATGAAATTCGCTGAAGGGCCGGAACGCGCCACTTACGTATGGCATATGTTGCAGGAATTGCCCGCCTACTTTGAGCAGCACGGATGCCCGCAATCCCTGCAGGATGCGCTACGCAACGTGCTGACGGAACATCTGAGCGTAAAGGTGGGGCACGCAAGCACGGCGGCGGTTAACAAGGACGGAATGATCATTTCAGACGCGACCCTTGACGCCATGCTGCGGCATACGGATGCCCGCACGTTCATAAAGGTGCTTTTGCTCGGCAACCGTCACAATGCCGCAAAAATACTCGGCTGCCTGCAAACCCTGCAACCCAAGCCCAACAAGCCGTTTTGA
- a CDS encoding SDR family NAD(P)-dependent oxidoreductase → MTMLTPENRVLVTGASSGIGMAVALLCNQMGATVIASGRDMPRLQNLKNACAHQESLHIEPRNLQEDMDSLPQWVAGLRQKYGKLTSLVCCAGYAAVMPLRAYDRNAAASLYDIHVHAPLLLARGFADKRNNMGQGSSIIFLSSAAALAKEAGLAAYGGAKAAIQAATISLSRELAPQGIRINAVAPAMVRTPMSEQYFAMLSPDARDQALAAYPLGIGTPEDVAQTIVFLLSDSGKWITGQTVVMDGGRY, encoded by the coding sequence ATGACCATGCTGACGCCGGAAAATCGCGTTCTTGTCACAGGTGCCAGCTCTGGCATTGGCATGGCTGTAGCCCTTCTGTGCAACCAGATGGGAGCTACCGTCATTGCCAGCGGACGCGACATGCCCCGGCTCCAGAACCTGAAAAACGCATGCGCGCATCAAGAATCCTTGCACATTGAGCCACGCAACCTGCAAGAGGATATGGACTCACTGCCGCAATGGGTTGCCGGTTTGCGTCAAAAATACGGCAAACTGACCAGTCTTGTTTGTTGCGCGGGCTATGCCGCGGTTATGCCCCTGCGCGCGTACGACAGAAACGCTGCTGCAAGCCTTTATGATATACACGTCCATGCGCCCCTGCTGCTGGCAAGGGGCTTTGCCGACAAGCGCAATAACATGGGCCAGGGTTCTTCAATTATTTTTCTGTCTTCAGCCGCCGCCCTTGCCAAAGAAGCCGGGCTTGCGGCATATGGCGGCGCCAAGGCGGCCATACAGGCGGCAACCATAAGCCTGAGCAGAGAGCTGGCCCCTCAGGGCATACGGATCAACGCAGTTGCTCCAGCCATGGTCCGCACACCCATGAGCGAACAATATTTCGCAATGCTCAGCCCTGATGCACGCGATCAGGCGCTGGCAGCCTATCCTTTGGGCATTGGCACCCCCGAAGACGTGGCCCAGACTATAGTATTTTTGCTGAGTGACTCCGGTAAATGGATAACAGGCCAAACTGTAGTTATGGACGGCGGACGCTACTGA
- a CDS encoding phosphopantetheine-binding protein encodes MLEQKKFFATLQDILQTDTPITPDTKLTGMEEWDSLSIMSCIALFDKELGVKTRFSQYKDVNTVADLMSLGEGKIE; translated from the coding sequence ATGCTCGAGCAAAAAAAATTCTTTGCAACTCTGCAAGATATTTTGCAGACGGACACCCCGATTACTCCCGACACAAAGCTCACAGGAATGGAGGAATGGGATTCTTTGTCGATCATGTCGTGCATTGCCCTGTTTGACAAAGAACTTGGGGTAAAAACCCGGTTTTCGCAATATAAAGACGTGAACACCGTTGCAGACCTCATGAGCCTTGGGGAAGGCAAGATCGAATGA